A DNA window from Deltaproteobacteria bacterium contains the following coding sequences:
- a CDS encoding site-2 protease family protein has protein sequence MIKTLLYLLASGKLGTVLLTGGTMLLSVFVYAWIFGLPYAVGFVLLIFLHEMGHYAAARQCGLKVGAPTFIPFVGAWIALKDLPHNAETEAYIGIAGPVAGSVAAVACYFLALSYDSRLLLALSYSGFFINLFNLIPLSPFDGGRITAIISPRLWLLGVPILMAVFFYTPSPLLIYMALLAWPQIKRAWHYDPAAPENAFYYSVSPRKRIQYSVCYLGLAAFLAVMSHDVHEMLELSRSAR, from the coding sequence ATGATCAAGACTCTGTTGTATCTTCTCGCCAGCGGCAAGTTGGGGACAGTGCTGCTCACGGGCGGTACAATGCTGTTGTCGGTGTTCGTCTACGCATGGATATTCGGCCTGCCCTACGCCGTCGGCTTTGTCCTGTTGATCTTCCTCCACGAGATGGGTCATTACGCCGCCGCTCGCCAGTGCGGCCTCAAGGTCGGCGCGCCGACGTTCATCCCATTCGTCGGCGCCTGGATCGCGCTCAAAGACTTGCCACACAATGCCGAAACCGAAGCCTACATCGGCATCGCCGGTCCCGTGGCCGGCAGCGTCGCCGCTGTCGCTTGTTATTTTCTCGCCTTGAGCTACGACAGCCGCTTGCTGCTGGCATTGTCCTACTCCGGTTTTTTTATCAATCTGTTTAACCTGATTCCGCTGTCACCCTTCGACGGCGGCCGCATCACCGCGATCATCAGCCCGCGCCTCTGGCTCCTCGGCGTGCCGATATTGATGGCGGTATTTTTCTACACGCCCAGCCCGCTGCTAATCTACATGGCGTTACTCGCCTGGCCGCAGATCAAGCGCGCCTGGCACTACGACCCGGCGGCGCCGGAGAACGCCTTCTACTATTCGGTCAGCCCAAGAAAACGAATTCAGTACTCCGTCTGTTACCTTGGCTTGGCGGCATTTCTCGCCGTCATGAGTCACGACGTTCACGAGATGTTGGAATTGTCCCGCAGCGCTCGATGA
- a CDS encoding VOC family protein — MLVKNGALGHIVLNVADLKKSVRFYTAVLGLKVSARNLQTKMTFLSYGREHHDIALQALPKGAKHVGGKGMAKLHHFCIYVDRNEIIDELCPLLKRRKVPVVSGPETLVVAGNRSVSFLDPDGNRVEVACNANKFKFDNRKQRMA, encoded by the coding sequence ATGTTGGTGAAAAATGGCGCCCTCGGTCATATCGTGCTCAATGTCGCGGATCTCAAGAAGTCGGTGCGATTTTATACCGCGGTGCTCGGCTTGAAAGTCTCGGCGCGCAACTTGCAAACCAAGATGACGTTTTTGAGTTACGGCCGTGAGCATCACGATATCGCGCTGCAAGCATTACCCAAAGGCGCCAAGCACGTCGGCGGCAAGGGGATGGCGAAGCTGCATCACTTCTGCATCTACGTCGACCGCAACGAAATTATCGATGAGCTGTGTCCGCTTCTAAAGCGGCGCAAGGTTCCCGTCGTCAGCGGGCCGGAAACTTTGGTGGTGGCGGGCAATCGTTCGGTGAGTTTTCTCGATCCCGACGGCAACCGCGTCGAGGTCGCTTGCAACGCCAACAAATTTAAATTCGACAATCGAAAGCAGCGGATGGCGTAA
- a CDS encoding 3-oxoacyl-ACP reductase FabG — translation MIQGLKDKVVIVTGGGHGIGRAYCHGFAEAGAKVIVADIDAPAAEKVAGEVVKQFDGKALAAKVDVANEQSTKDMAKLTLDKFSRIDVLVNNAAIFSTVPMNRGGIDTIDPAEWDRMMTVNLKGLFFCTRAVLPTMRQQKAGKIINISSGTALNGSAGRIHYVTSKAGVIGFTRTLAREVGADNINVNAIAPGSTLSEENPTEEVLKMRGARLSDRALKRVQLPKDLVGIMLFLASPLSDFMTGQTVAVDGGVCFL, via the coding sequence ATGATCCAAGGACTCAAAGATAAAGTCGTCATCGTTACCGGCGGCGGCCATGGCATCGGCCGCGCCTACTGCCACGGTTTCGCCGAAGCGGGCGCTAAAGTTATCGTCGCCGACATCGACGCGCCGGCGGCGGAGAAAGTCGCCGGTGAAGTGGTCAAACAGTTCGACGGTAAAGCGTTGGCGGCCAAAGTCGATGTCGCCAACGAACAGTCGACCAAGGACATGGCCAAACTAACGTTGGATAAGTTCAGCCGCATCGACGTGCTGGTCAACAACGCGGCGATCTTCTCGACCGTCCCGATGAACCGCGGCGGTATCGACACCATCGATCCGGCGGAATGGGACCGCATGATGACGGTCAATCTCAAAGGTTTGTTCTTTTGCACCCGCGCCGTGCTGCCGACCATGCGCCAGCAAAAAGCCGGCAAGATCATCAATATCTCATCGGGCACGGCCCTCAACGGCAGCGCCGGCCGGATTCATTACGTCACGTCGAAAGCCGGCGTCATCGGCTTCACCCGCACTCTGGCGCGAGAGGTCGGTGCGGACAATATCAATGTCAACGCCATCGCTCCAGGCTCAACGCTCTCTGAAGAAAACCCGACTGAAGAAGTGCTTAAAATGCGCGGCGCGCGTTTGTCCGACCGTGCCTTAAAGCGCGTGCAGTTGCCGAAAGATTTGGTCGGCATCATGCTGTTTCTCGCCTCACCGCTGAGCGACTTCATGACCGGGCAGACCGTCGCCGTCGACGGCGGCGTCTGTTTCTTATAG
- a CDS encoding ABC transporter substrate-binding protein, translated as MKIGRIRRIGPIGLIFTVSMLVTISAHAQLTRLRTSYSALTANMGAYWLAKDTKLFEKHGLEVDVVLIENGTITIQALIAGETDLAMGGGTVAVSSALSGSDLVSISSMESRLPYGLLAQREIKSIDQLKGKKHAISRFGSVADLGSRLILQKFGLVPDKDVTLLQIGGTSTRLAALSKRTVDSTILTPEFFLVAKKAGFTILVDPTQYKIDFPQLEVITTRTFLKTRPDVATRYMRAIVEGIHNYKNDREGSIRALSKYLRINDREALEEVYRIYFEIYQPIPHPSPAAIQTQLTWMAEKDPRAKAAKAEQFIDGTILREIEKSGFAAKLYQQK; from the coding sequence ATGAAAATCGGACGGATCCGTCGGATTGGACCGATCGGTCTGATCTTTACAGTGAGCATGCTGGTGACAATCAGCGCTCACGCGCAACTCACGCGCCTGCGGACTTCCTACAGCGCGTTGACCGCGAACATGGGCGCTTATTGGTTGGCCAAAGACACCAAGCTATTTGAGAAACATGGCCTGGAGGTCGATGTCGTGCTGATCGAAAATGGCACGATTACGATTCAGGCGCTGATCGCCGGCGAAACCGACCTCGCCATGGGCGGCGGCACCGTGGCGGTGAGCAGCGCGCTCAGCGGCAGCGATCTAGTTTCGATCTCGAGCATGGAAAGCCGCTTGCCCTACGGCCTGCTCGCCCAGAGAGAAATAAAATCGATAGACCAACTCAAAGGCAAGAAACATGCGATCTCACGATTCGGCAGCGTCGCCGATTTGGGTTCCCGGCTGATCCTGCAAAAGTTCGGCTTGGTGCCCGACAAAGATGTCACGTTGCTACAGATCGGCGGCACCAGCACGCGCTTGGCGGCCTTGAGCAAACGCACCGTCGACTCGACGATTCTCACGCCCGAGTTTTTTCTAGTGGCGAAGAAAGCCGGCTTCACGATTCTCGTCGATCCGACCCAATACAAGATCGATTTTCCCCAGCTCGAAGTGATCACCACGCGAACGTTTCTCAAAACCCGACCCGATGTCGCCACGCGCTACATGCGCGCCATCGTCGAAGGCATTCACAATTATAAAAACGACCGCGAAGGCAGCATCCGGGCCTTGAGCAAATATTTGCGCATCAACGACCGCGAAGCCTTGGAAGAAGTCTATCGCATCTATTTCGAAATCTATCAGCCCATCCCCCACCCTTCGCCGGCGGCGATCCAAACCCAACTCACATGGATGGCCGAAAAAGATCCCCGCGCTAAAGCCGCCAAGGCGGAACAGTTCATCGACGGCACGATCTTACGGGAAATCGAGAAGAGCGGCTTCGCCGCAAAACTTTACCAGCAGAAATAG
- a CDS encoding (2Fe-2S)-binding protein, producing MKLSIATTINGHSQEFQVNANQTLLELLRDKLKLKGAVEGCSVGVCGSCTVLIDGKPVSSCLTLASNIEDKQVITIEGLSQNGELDPVQQAFLKHQAFQCGFCTTGMIMAVKGLLNSNAHPNEEQARDYLSGNLCRCGTYKEVLAAVKELANS from the coding sequence ATGAAACTCTCTATCGCCACGACTATCAATGGCCACAGCCAAGAGTTTCAGGTCAACGCAAACCAAACGCTCTTGGAGCTGCTGCGCGACAAACTGAAACTCAAAGGCGCCGTCGAAGGTTGCAGCGTCGGCGTCTGCGGTTCATGCACGGTGTTGATCGACGGCAAACCGGTCAGCTCGTGTCTTACCCTGGCGAGCAATATCGAAGACAAACAGGTCATTACTATCGAAGGCCTGTCGCAAAACGGTGAACTCGATCCCGTGCAGCAAGCGTTCCTGAAACACCAAGCCTTTCAATGCGGCTTCTGCACCACCGGCATGATCATGGCGGTGAAAGGTTTACTGAACTCCAATGCCCATCCGAATGAAGAACAAGCGCGAGATTATCTGTCGGGCAACCTTTGCCGCTGCGGCACTTACAAAGAAGTGTTGGCGGCGGTCAAAGAGTTGGCAAATAGTTGA
- a CDS encoding four helix bundle protein — translation MFKNKNRGYQQLRVWQDSIELYRLTSQVFRKLPYELKRVGSQSIAASDSVHRNIAEGYCRKSIREYLNFLTIALASLGENVSGFHAYREAEQITEEEFVTLNKLAFKIENGLLKLVETLERKKLNGDWVDTLIVKESNENYGKLMKTDT, via the coding sequence GTGTTTAAGAACAAAAACCGCGGCTATCAACAGCTGCGAGTGTGGCAAGACTCAATCGAATTGTATCGGCTCACTAGCCAAGTGTTTCGTAAATTGCCTTACGAATTGAAACGAGTCGGCTCACAATCGATAGCGGCGAGCGATTCCGTCCATCGCAACATTGCAGAGGGGTATTGTCGAAAGTCGATTCGGGAATACCTCAACTTTCTAACCATTGCTTTGGCCTCTCTTGGAGAGAACGTATCTGGATTTCACGCGTATCGAGAGGCCGAACAGATTACCGAGGAGGAGTTCGTTACTTTGAATAAACTCGCCTTCAAGATCGAGAACGGGTTACTGAAGCTTGTTGAAACACTCGAGAGGAAAAAACTTAATGGAGATTGGGTTGACACACTTATCGTAAAGGAAAGCAATGAAAACTACGGGAAGTTAATGAAGACTGACACGTAG
- the nbaC gene encoding 3-hydroxyanthranilate 3,4-dioxygenase, giving the protein MELLSTYHLKKWVKDNAQLFNPPIRTNHLLVHYKDFLVMILRGPNTRLDFHIQPGDEFFYQVEGEMELVVKPEGERRQSFRIQEGEIFVLPGGTPHSPRRFENTWGLVIERKRRQEEKEEFAWFCEQCDDLVLSRLVNQGDIPSQVSAVYNEFNGDVKLRTCKSCGYVFPETPMAERLTFLDPKK; this is encoded by the coding sequence ATGGAATTACTTTCGACATACCATTTAAAGAAGTGGGTTAAAGACAACGCGCAGTTGTTCAATCCACCGATCCGAACCAATCACCTGCTGGTGCATTACAAAGACTTTCTCGTGATGATACTGCGCGGGCCGAATACTCGGCTCGATTTTCATATTCAGCCGGGTGACGAGTTTTTTTATCAGGTCGAAGGCGAGATGGAGTTGGTGGTCAAGCCGGAAGGCGAGCGGCGGCAATCCTTTCGCATCCAGGAAGGCGAGATCTTCGTTTTGCCCGGCGGCACGCCGCATTCGCCGCGGCGCTTTGAAAACACTTGGGGCTTGGTGATCGAGCGCAAGCGCCGCCAGGAAGAAAAAGAAGAGTTCGCCTGGTTCTGTGAGCAGTGCGACGACTTGGTGCTTTCGCGATTAGTGAACCAGGGCGATATTCCGTCGCAGGTCTCGGCGGTCTACAACGAGTTCAATGGCGATGTGAAACTTCGCACCTGTAAATCTTGCGGCTATGTTTTTCCCGAAACTCCGATGGCGGAGCGGCTGACGTTTCTTGACCCGAAGAAGTAG
- a CDS encoding pyridoxamine 5'-phosphate oxidase family protein produces MDNTYQEKFGFPAERTKGKVRPAMMPWIQDFIRHSPFCVMATSSSAGDCDASPKGGRPGFVKVLNDRQLFLPDVAGNKLFHGYGNLKANPKVGLIFLLPGHDNTVRINGRVKVVDRAELKDVQLEVFNADERAEVLQGLLIDVDESYSHCPRALKFSKLWDTEQIAKHIVAPPLPPKEPGI; encoded by the coding sequence ATGGATAATACATATCAAGAAAAGTTCGGCTTTCCGGCGGAGCGCACCAAGGGCAAAGTGCGGCCGGCGATGATGCCGTGGATTCAGGACTTCATTCGCCATTCGCCGTTTTGTGTCATGGCCACGAGCAGTAGTGCGGGAGATTGCGATGCCTCGCCGAAGGGCGGCCGGCCGGGCTTTGTCAAAGTGTTGAACGACCGCCAACTATTTCTCCCCGATGTTGCGGGTAACAAACTCTTCCATGGTTACGGCAATCTGAAAGCCAATCCGAAGGTCGGCTTGATATTTCTGCTTCCCGGCCATGACAACACGGTGCGTATCAACGGCCGGGTGAAAGTCGTCGACCGCGCCGAATTGAAGGACGTGCAGCTCGAAGTCTTCAATGCCGATGAACGTGCCGAGGTTTTGCAAGGTTTGCTCATCGACGTCGATGAATCCTACAGCCATTGCCCGCGCGCGCTGAAGTTCTCCAAGCTTTGGGATACCGAGCAGATCGCCAAGCATATCGTCGCGCCGCCGTTACCGCCGAAAGAGCCAGGAATTTAG
- a CDS encoding xanthine dehydrogenase family protein molybdopterin-binding subunit, translated as MTLVGTNVEMVGGRAKVSGAVSYVADMEFPGQLYAKALRSPYPHAKLLRVTASKAAALPGVRAVVTRDDLAGLNPYFGTGVEDQPVVVIDKVRCVGDIVAAVAADSKEIAEEAITLIEADYEELPAATDILAAAKPGAPLVQEQHVDKNAGGNIHGVYRAASGDIEQGFKESDEIIENIYHIPPVQHGHIEPHVVTALWEPSGKLIVHTPSQTPSPLQEQIAKVFKMPLNRVRVIVPFIGGGYGGKNHARIEPVVALLARKARRPVQWILSREEVFLTGRRFGAVVKIKTGFKRDGRLWARKVEAWYDMGAYALSGPANTKNAAIIAGGPYNIPHRDYTTYAVYTNLPPAGPYRGVGASHVCWAYESDLDDIARRCNLDPLAVRLKNLIQENDRFITGEAMISVGVSQCVKQVAESIGWQTGAEQSSRSDTIVRGKGLAVAIKSTSTPSTSAASVRLNADGSAVLLTSTSDMGQGAQTALAQIVADELALPFERVTVTFPDSDITPYDKSTSSSRATFHMGKAAQLAVGQIRDQLFQAGAKALEARVEDLELRDSRLQVKGVPERSLTYPQLFKAIYGEASGSLFGSHTLRTEGGIDAQGHGKGSSFWFYSAASAEVEVDTETGKVRVLQVASAVDVGKAVHPIQCGLQNEGSALAGLGSALFEEMRYDNGQPINSSFLDYLLPSMLDHPGEFNSLLVETPHPDGPYGAKGMGEAALPPMAPAIGNAIANALNGVRVRDLPVKPDKIVAALSASKKRS; from the coding sequence ATGACCCTAGTCGGGACCAATGTCGAAATGGTCGGCGGCCGCGCCAAGGTTAGCGGCGCGGTGAGCTATGTCGCCGATATGGAATTCCCAGGCCAGCTTTACGCCAAGGCGCTGCGCAGCCCCTATCCGCACGCGAAATTGCTGCGCGTCACCGCCAGTAAAGCGGCGGCGCTGCCAGGAGTCCGCGCAGTGGTGACACGCGACGATTTAGCGGGGCTTAATCCTTACTTCGGCACCGGCGTCGAAGATCAGCCGGTGGTCGTCATCGACAAAGTTCGCTGCGTCGGCGACATCGTCGCCGCGGTGGCCGCGGACTCAAAAGAAATCGCCGAAGAAGCGATCACGCTGATCGAAGCCGACTATGAAGAGCTGCCCGCCGCCACCGACATTCTCGCAGCCGCCAAGCCGGGCGCGCCGCTGGTGCAGGAGCAGCATGTCGACAAAAACGCCGGCGGCAACATTCACGGCGTCTATCGCGCCGCCAGCGGTGACATCGAGCAGGGTTTCAAAGAATCCGATGAGATCATCGAAAACATTTATCACATTCCGCCCGTGCAGCATGGCCATATCGAACCTCACGTCGTGACGGCGCTGTGGGAGCCCAGCGGCAAGCTGATCGTGCATACGCCGAGCCAGACGCCGTCGCCGCTGCAAGAGCAGATCGCCAAGGTTTTTAAAATGCCCTTGAACCGCGTGCGCGTCATCGTGCCCTTCATCGGCGGTGGCTACGGCGGCAAGAACCACGCGCGCATCGAGCCGGTGGTGGCGTTGCTGGCGCGCAAAGCGCGCCGCCCGGTGCAGTGGATTCTCAGTCGCGAGGAAGTTTTTCTCACCGGCCGGCGCTTCGGCGCGGTGGTGAAAATAAAAACCGGCTTCAAGCGCGACGGCCGGCTATGGGCGCGCAAGGTCGAAGCCTGGTACGACATGGGCGCCTACGCGCTGTCGGGTCCGGCGAACACGAAGAACGCGGCCATCATCGCGGGCGGCCCCTACAACATTCCCCATCGCGACTACACCACTTACGCGGTTTACACCAACCTGCCGCCCGCCGGTCCCTACCGCGGCGTCGGCGCGTCCCATGTTTGCTGGGCCTATGAATCGGACCTCGACGACATCGCCCGGCGCTGCAACCTCGATCCGTTGGCAGTACGGCTGAAAAATCTAATTCAAGAGAACGACCGCTTCATCACCGGTGAAGCGATGATTTCCGTCGGGGTTTCGCAATGCGTCAAGCAGGTCGCGGAATCCATCGGCTGGCAAACGGGAGCGGAGCAGTCCTCGCGAAGCGATACGATTGTCCGAGGCAAAGGCCTCGCCGTCGCGATCAAGAGCACTTCGACACCGAGCACCTCTGCCGCCAGCGTGCGGCTTAACGCCGACGGCTCGGCGGTCTTGCTCACCAGCACCTCCGACATGGGCCAGGGCGCGCAGACCGCGTTGGCACAGATCGTCGCCGATGAATTGGCGCTACCCTTCGAGCGCGTCACCGTGACTTTCCCCGATAGCGATATTACGCCCTACGACAAATCCACCAGCTCCAGCCGAGCGACCTTTCACATGGGCAAAGCGGCGCAGCTCGCCGTCGGCCAGATTCGCGATCAATTGTTTCAAGCGGGAGCCAAAGCCCTCGAAGCCCGGGTCGAAGACTTGGAGTTGCGCGATAGCCGATTGCAAGTAAAAGGCGTACCGGAAAGAAGTCTCACCTACCCGCAGCTCTTCAAAGCGATCTACGGAGAGGCCAGCGGCAGCCTATTTGGCAGCCATACATTGCGCACCGAAGGCGGCATCGATGCCCAGGGGCATGGCAAAGGTTCGTCGTTTTGGTTTTACTCCGCCGCCAGCGCCGAAGTCGAAGTAGACACCGAGACCGGCAAAGTCCGCGTCCTCCAAGTCGCCAGCGCCGTCGATGTCGGCAAAGCGGTGCATCCGATTCAATGCGGCCTGCAAAACGAAGGCTCGGCGCTGGCCGGATTGGGCTCGGCGTTATTTGAAGAGATGCGCTACGACAACGGCCAGCCGATCAACAGCAGTTTTCTCGATTATCTCTTGCCGTCGATGCTCGATCATCCCGGTGAATTTAACTCGCTGCTCGTGGAAACGCCCCATCCCGACGGTCCCTACGGCGCCAAGGGCATGGGCGAAGCGGCGCTACCACCGATGGCGCCGGCAATCGGTAACGCCATCGCGAACGCATTGAACGGCGTACGCGTGCGCGATCTGCCGGTGAAGCCAGACAAGATCGTCGCCGCTTTGAGCGCGAGTAAAAAGAGAAGCTGA
- a CDS encoding amidase has protein sequence MVGIGLCFTSARELAASIRARAVSAREVMAAFLDQIARVNPKINAIVAKLDDEKCLALADEADRRLSRGDDVGPLHGLPFAFKDIDPAVGFPMTRGSAIFKDFMPSEDSVLVERLRRAGVIPIGKTNVSEFGMGSHTYNEVYGTTLNPYDLKKSTGGSSGGAGAALAAGLLPLASGSDLGGSLRNPANFNNVVALRPSVGLVPSAPVALPFLGFTVKGPMARSVGDAAFLLSAMAGADARDPAVYPSDPSLFARPLDRNFKNARVAWCPDLGGLPLDRRVRAVLDRQRKSFADLGCIVEDAVPDLSGAEEVFLTLRAWNYWHTLGPLLKEHRRAMKPEAVWQIEQGRDLSGADIARAMQLHGELMQRMRRFQEKYEFVICAVNQVPPFDAAIDWPREIEGVKMENYLDWMKSAYLITSIFCPAISVPAGFTEDGLPVGIQIVGRYRDDLGVLQLAHAFEVVTHFGLRRPAIA, from the coding sequence TTGGTTGGCATCGGCCTCTGCTTCACTAGCGCTCGCGAGCTAGCGGCTTCAATCCGCGCTCGCGCGGTTTCAGCGCGCGAAGTCATGGCCGCGTTTCTCGATCAGATTGCGCGGGTCAATCCGAAGATTAACGCCATCGTCGCCAAGCTCGACGATGAGAAGTGTCTTGCGCTCGCGGATGAAGCTGACCGGCGTTTGTCGCGCGGCGACGATGTCGGCCCGCTGCACGGTCTGCCGTTCGCTTTCAAAGATATCGACCCGGCTGTCGGTTTTCCGATGACTCGCGGTTCGGCGATCTTCAAAGATTTCATGCCGAGCGAAGATTCCGTGCTGGTGGAACGCTTGCGCCGCGCGGGAGTGATCCCGATCGGGAAGACTAATGTCTCCGAGTTCGGCATGGGCTCGCACACCTACAACGAAGTCTACGGCACGACGCTCAATCCCTACGATCTGAAAAAAAGTACCGGCGGTTCGAGCGGTGGCGCCGGCGCTGCGCTTGCCGCCGGTTTATTGCCGCTGGCGAGCGGCAGCGATCTCGGCGGCTCGCTGCGCAATCCGGCTAACTTCAACAACGTCGTTGCTTTGCGTCCATCCGTTGGGCTTGTACCGTCGGCTCCCGTGGCCCTGCCGTTTCTTGGCTTCACCGTCAAAGGGCCGATGGCTCGTTCAGTTGGCGACGCGGCGTTTCTGCTGAGCGCCATGGCTGGCGCCGATGCGCGCGATCCCGCGGTTTATCCTTCCGATCCTTCGCTGTTCGCACGGCCTTTGGATCGCAATTTCAAAAATGCACGAGTCGCGTGGTGTCCCGACTTGGGTGGTTTGCCGCTCGACCGCCGGGTTCGCGCAGTTTTGGATAGACAACGTAAAAGCTTCGCTGATCTCGGTTGCATCGTTGAAGATGCCGTTCCCGATCTCAGCGGCGCGGAAGAAGTTTTTCTAACGCTGCGGGCCTGGAATTATTGGCACACGCTGGGGCCGTTGTTGAAAGAACATCGCCGCGCGATGAAACCCGAAGCGGTATGGCAGATAGAACAGGGGCGCGATCTTAGCGGCGCCGACATTGCCCGCGCGATGCAGTTGCACGGCGAGTTGATGCAGCGCATGCGACGCTTTCAAGAAAAATATGAATTTGTGATTTGCGCGGTCAATCAAGTACCGCCCTTCGATGCGGCCATCGATTGGCCCCGCGAAATTGAAGGCGTGAAGATGGAAAATTATCTTGACTGGATGAAGTCCGCTTACCTGATCACTTCGATTTTTTGTCCGGCGATTTCCGTGCCGGCTGGATTTACCGAAGACGGGTTACCGGTTGGCATTCAAATCGTCGGTCGCTATCGCGACGATCTCGGTGTGCTGCAACTCGCTCACGCCTTTGAAGTAGTGACGCACTTTGGTCTGCGCCGACCGGCGATCGCTTAA
- a CDS encoding xanthine dehydrogenase family protein subunit M: protein MRNFELVEPRSLNEACALLANESDAKAVAGGTALLTIIKQGLLLPKSLVNLKKIGDGSAIAFDPIHGMRIGALATINEIETCEIVKQHYPILAQACHVVANIRIRNMATIGGNLAHGDYQSDPPTVLAALNARVEIMSATGIRELPLGEFQRGSYETALEAGELISAVIMPPLPSGMLGHYVKFTTGSSEERPCAGVAALARFENGLCKELRLAVGAVSAKPSRIGAEALANGKALTPDLIATIAAEAARAVDPIDDVRGPADYKRHLVGVLTRRAIQALANGKTEATT, encoded by the coding sequence ATGAGAAACTTTGAATTAGTCGAACCGCGATCGCTAAACGAAGCCTGCGCGCTCCTCGCCAACGAGAGCGATGCCAAAGCAGTCGCCGGCGGCACGGCGCTCTTGACGATCATCAAGCAAGGCCTGCTTCTGCCGAAGTCATTGGTCAACTTGAAGAAGATCGGCGATGGATCGGCGATCGCGTTCGATCCAATCCACGGCATGCGCATCGGCGCTTTGGCGACGATCAACGAGATCGAAACCTGCGAAATTGTAAAGCAGCACTATCCTATTCTCGCCCAAGCCTGTCACGTCGTCGCCAACATTCGCATTCGTAACATGGCGACCATCGGCGGCAACCTCGCCCATGGCGATTATCAATCCGATCCGCCGACCGTGCTCGCTGCTTTGAATGCGCGCGTTGAAATCATGAGCGCGACAGGGATTCGTGAATTACCGCTCGGCGAATTCCAACGCGGCAGCTACGAAACGGCCCTCGAAGCCGGCGAGTTGATCTCCGCGGTGATCATGCCACCGCTGCCAAGCGGAATGCTGGGCCACTATGTAAAATTCACGACCGGCTCTTCGGAAGAGCGCCCCTGCGCCGGTGTCGCGGCGTTGGCGCGGTTTGAAAACGGGTTGTGCAAGGAACTGCGCCTCGCTGTCGGTGCCGTGTCGGCGAAGCCGTCGCGCATTGGCGCGGAAGCCCTCGCCAACGGCAAAGCGCTGACACCTGATTTGATCGCCACCATCGCCGCCGAGGCGGCGCGCGCCGTCGACCCGATCGACGATGTGCGCGGACCGGCCGATTACAAGCGCCATCTGGTCGGCGTGTTAACCCGCCGCGCGATTCAAGCGCTCGCCAATGGCAAGACGGAGGCGACAACATGA
- a CDS encoding alpha/beta hydrolase — MAGYHHRTIVVGDIKTHFLEAGNGPDLVLLHGGEFGASAEITWRYNIEALSKSFHVVAPDSLGWGQTDKLYSFTDPAGLRIKHLQRFLEALGIGEAFFVGNSAGGGLVLRASVRRPAPLQIRKIVTICGNASVFKTNSQADLENYTPSLENMRKIVALLYHDRKWQSEDNIRERFESSIIPGAWETLSAARLRSPMHQVRSTAEEFVKQLAQLKIPLMLMSCAHDPLNQSDWDVNFQKIVPGSKTYRFKNSSHEPQIEETEEFNRVLTEFLQGEGGAS; from the coding sequence ATGGCTGGTTACCACCATCGCACGATTGTCGTCGGCGACATCAAGACGCACTTTCTCGAAGCCGGCAACGGACCCGATCTTGTGTTGCTGCACGGCGGTGAATTTGGCGCCTCGGCGGAAATCACCTGGCGCTACAACATCGAAGCGTTGTCAAAGTCGTTTCACGTAGTCGCTCCCGACAGCCTGGGCTGGGGACAGACCGACAAGCTCTACAGCTTCACCGATCCGGCCGGCCTGCGCATCAAACATCTGCAGCGCTTCCTCGAAGCCTTGGGCATCGGCGAAGCCTTCTTCGTCGGTAACTCCGCTGGCGGCGGCTTGGTCTTGCGCGCCTCGGTACGCCGGCCGGCGCCGCTGCAGATTCGCAAGATAGTGACGATTTGCGGCAACGCCAGCGTGTTCAAGACCAACTCGCAAGCCGACTTGGAAAACTACACGCCGTCACTGGAGAACATGCGCAAGATCGTCGCCCTGCTCTATCATGACCGGAAATGGCAGAGCGAAGATAATATTCGCGAGCGCTTTGAGAGTTCGATCATTCCCGGCGCATGGGAAACGCTGTCCGCCGCTCGGTTGAGAAGTCCCATGCATCAAGTGCGCTCGACCGCGGAAGAGTTCGTCAAGCAACTCGCGCAGCTAAAGATTCCCCTGATGTTGATGTCCTGCGCCCATGACCCGCTTAACCAGAGCGACTGGGATGTCAACTTTCAGAAGATCGTGCCCGGTTCCAAGACTTATCGTTTCAAAAACTCCTCCCACGAACCGCAGATCGAAGAGACTGAAGAGTTTAACCGAGTGCTGACTGAGTTTTTGCAGGGTGAGGGGGGAGCGTCATGA